CCGGCAAGGTCGCCATCGACCTGGCCAACAGCAAGGTGGACCTCATGACCTTCACCGCCCACAAGACATATGGTCCCAAGGGCATTGGCGCCCTGTACGTGCGCCGCAAGCCGCGCGTGCGTCTCGAAGCACAGATGCACGGCGGTGGCCACGAGCGCGGCCTGCGTTCGGGCACGCTGCCAACCCACCAGATCGTGGGCATGGGCGAAGCCTTCCGCATCGCCAAGGAAGAAATGGACAGTGAAATCGCCCGTATCACGGCGCTGCGTGACCGCCTGGCCAAGGGCCTGCAGGAAATCGAAGAAACGTACATCAATGGCGACATGGATCACCGCGTGCCGCATAACCTCAACGTGAGCTTCAATTACGTCGAAGGCGAGTCGCTGATCATGGCCATCAAGGACATCGCCGTGTCGTCCGGTTCGGCCTGCACCTCGGCCAGCCTGGAGCCATCCTACGTGCTGCGCGCCCTGGGCCGCAGCGACGAGCTGGCACACAGCTCCATCCGTTTTACCATCGGCCGCTTCTCGACCGAAGCCGACATCGACTTTGCAGTGGACCTGCTCAAGTCGAAGGTCCACAAGCTGCGCGAACTGTCGCCGCTGTGGGACATGTTCAAGGAAGGAATCGACATCAATTCCATCCAATGGGCAGCCCACTAACCGTATTGAATATTCAGGAGTTCTAAAATGGCATACTCGGACAAAGTGTTGGATCACTACGAAAATCCACGTAACGTTGGCGCCTTTGACAAGGGCGACGAGACAATCGGCACCGGCATGGTTGGCGCGCCGGCATGTGGCGACGTCATGAAGCTGCAAATCAAGGTCGGCGCAGATGGCCTGATCGAAGACGCAAAGTTCAAGACCTATGGCTGCGGTTCGGCCATTGCGTCGTCGTCGCTGGTGACCGAATGGGTCAAGGGCAAGACGCTTGACCAGGCGCTGTCGATCAAGAACACCCAGATCGCTGAAGAACTGGCGCTGCCGCCGGTGAAGATTCACTGCTCGATCCTGGCTGAAGACGCGATCAAGGCTGCCGTGTCGGACTACAAGGCCAAGCACCCAACCGCGGCGTAAGCCGGGGTTTCTGCATCACAGCTGGAGAAACTATGGCAATCACACTGACCGAAAAAGCGGCCAAGCACATCAACCGCTACCTGGAACGGCGCGGCAAGGGCATTGGTTTGCGTTTTGGCGTGCGCACCACGGGCTGCTCGGGCCTGGCCTACAAGCTCGAATACGTTGACGAATCGGCGGCCGAAGACAATGTCTTCGAGTCGCACGGCGTCAAGGTATTCGTCGACCCGAAAAGCCTGCCGTACATCGATGGCACCGAGCTCGATTTTACGCGCGAAGGTTTGAACGAAGGCTTCCGCTTCCGCAATCCGCAGGTCAAGGACGAATGCGGCTGCGGCGAGAGCTTCCGCATTTAACGCCTTGACGATGCAGAACCACTTCGACCTGTTCCAGCTTCCCGCGGCCTTTTCCGTGGACATGGCCGCGCTCGACGCGGCATACCGCGATGTGCAGGGCCAGGTCCACCCGGATCGCTTCGTCGGTGCCACCGATGCAGAAAAGCGCGTGGCCATGCAGTGGGCCACCCGCGCCAATGAGGCCTACCAGACGCTCAAGAACCCGCAGAAGCGCGCGCAGTACCTGTGCGAGCTCAATGGCGTGGACCTCGCCACCGAGTCCAACACCGCCATGCCGATGGAATTTTTGATGCAGCAGATGGAATGGCGCGAGGCGCTGGGTGAAGCCCGCTCCGGCGCCGACCTGCCTGCGCTCGAAGCGCTGTCGGCAGAAGTGAAGGCTGACCGCAAGACGCGCACCGCCAGCATCGGCAAGCAGCTCGATGCGGGCGACTTTGAACACGCCGCGCAAGGGGTGAGGGCGCTCATGTTCCTCGACAAATTCGACGAGGAACTGCGTCACGCCTTTGACGCACTCGATCACTGACCGGCCGCACGCGCCGGTCACACCATCGCAGTACTTCCACTTCCGCAGTGGGCCGACTACATAAGAATATATGGCACTTCTCCAGATTTCAGAACCAGGCAT
This region of Massilia sp. PAMC28688 genomic DNA includes:
- a CDS encoding IscS subfamily cysteine desulfurase, which codes for MNAPLDKELEQTFVTAPHFPIYMDYSATTPIDPRVADKMIPYLREQFGNPASRSHMYGWTAEKAVEEARAHVAALVGADPREIIWTSGATESNNLALKGAAQFYKTRGKHIITVKTEHKAVLDTVRELERVGFDATYLEPQDNGLITVAQLEAAMRPDTILVSVMLVNNEIGVIQPIEELAALCRSRNVIFHCDAAQATGKVAIDLANSKVDLMTFTAHKTYGPKGIGALYVRRKPRVRLEAQMHGGGHERGLRSGTLPTHQIVGMGEAFRIAKEEMDSEIARITALRDRLAKGLQEIEETYINGDMDHRVPHNLNVSFNYVEGESLIMAIKDIAVSSGSACTSASLEPSYVLRALGRSDELAHSSIRFTIGRFSTEADIDFAVDLLKSKVHKLRELSPLWDMFKEGIDINSIQWAAH
- the iscU gene encoding Fe-S cluster assembly scaffold IscU, encoding MAYSDKVLDHYENPRNVGAFDKGDETIGTGMVGAPACGDVMKLQIKVGADGLIEDAKFKTYGCGSAIASSSLVTEWVKGKTLDQALSIKNTQIAEELALPPVKIHCSILAEDAIKAAVSDYKAKHPTAA
- the iscA gene encoding iron-sulfur cluster assembly protein IscA, whose protein sequence is MAITLTEKAAKHINRYLERRGKGIGLRFGVRTTGCSGLAYKLEYVDESAAEDNVFESHGVKVFVDPKSLPYIDGTELDFTREGLNEGFRFRNPQVKDECGCGESFRI
- the hscB gene encoding Fe-S protein assembly co-chaperone HscB is translated as MQNHFDLFQLPAAFSVDMAALDAAYRDVQGQVHPDRFVGATDAEKRVAMQWATRANEAYQTLKNPQKRAQYLCELNGVDLATESNTAMPMEFLMQQMEWREALGEARSGADLPALEALSAEVKADRKTRTASIGKQLDAGDFEHAAQGVRALMFLDKFDEELRHAFDALDH